Proteins encoded together in one Benincasa hispida cultivar B227 chromosome 1, ASM972705v1, whole genome shotgun sequence window:
- the LOC120079865 gene encoding secreted RxLR effector protein 161-like, with protein sequence MEPKVQLYKDMEGAPIDATEYRSIVGCLRYLMNTRPDLSYVVGMASRYMERPTAMHHKVVKQILRYLRGTIHFGLAYVKGPREVDIFGYSDSDLAGDLDGRKSTSGMAFYLNESLVSRNSQKQKMVALSSCEAEFMAATTAACQVLWLRSLVSELTKMEPRPVTLFVDKKIRDSSHDKSRIPWPQ encoded by the coding sequence ATGGAACCCAAGGTACAACTTTACAAAGACATGGAAGGAGCACCAATTGATGCTACAGAGTACAGAAGCATCGTTGGTTGTCTTAGATACTTGATGAACACAAGACCGGATCTCTCATATGTTGTTGGGATGGCGAGCAGGTATATGGAAAGGCCTACGGCCATGCATCACAAGGTGGTCAAGCAAATACTTAGGTATTTGAGAGGGACAATTCACTTTGGGCTCGCTTATGTGAAAGGTCCCCGAGAAGTCGATATATTTGGCTACTCTGACAGTGATTTAGCCGGTGATCTCGACGGGAGGAAAAGCACAAGTGGAATGGCATTCTACTTAAATGAAAGCTTAGTTTCACGGAATTCGCAAAAGCAAAAGATGGTGGCACTCTCATCTTGTGAAGCCGAGTTCATGGCAGCCACTACCGCAGCTTGCCAAGTGTTGTGGTTAAGAAGCCTTGTTAGCGAGTTAACCAAAATGGAGCCAAGACCGGTAACATTGTTCGTGGACAAAAAAATCCGTGATAGCTCTCATGATAAATCCCGTATTCCATGGCCGCAGTAA
- the LOC120072678 gene encoding titin homolog isoform X1, which produces MADNCLFSEEDMAIDEAVGHPQAYAKLCRDRQAGLYTHGPPFTFTPYSLKKRESIDCLCIMFQTATAKELDQLFPIINPKAKPTAKPKLFGSLLWKQLNHLGNAGFDPAVIRVDHYGNVLYYHADSASPLAWDIDHWFPCSRGGLTVPSNLRILQWQACKRKHHKLEFLVPWWDFQLGISVNQFLSIFASSNSDFRRRAFSFLFFEGENEELNTSQTVESHSFPQHFVEAKERLGFAPAAIVLSRREFYDSSSPLRSLDYNRQPRPSIPIVAARKVKPELLKENENPDFVKNPYQAIVMARDSLRQRDERAKLKAEIQRVDDEVNDMKLNNEEEKLTIQELELKLIKHKRRAEKCRRLAEAQSSHKTMLEKMIRDTMHQSVIYKEQLRLNQAASNALMARLEAQKEICNAAEKDLYQKYRQRDELEKQLRPECDQARKRSRMDNMLLEETDYKAPTLFLQGIKPKTPTHKELRLFLEEEQRASECGLSQNGEQKQKESEVAMEKPGENENKAIVPLEEGSLITQRFENLEIGEAKRHDMLFPFMQESDVEKEDEESRKQRGKGNIEKWLQMLLDENQDTDPQNEDENRTSKTHEISTKPNVSSPQKEVKVITTTTEEQNKEETHDIEQTVEEKGRIVGTEGSKTEKEVSIEESEKNELSGKEIRFTRSDSGRIFRRIPSSPSLILGMKKGVDCMGKKPMVRGDDDADVEDHASKNSFIKSSIKTLKKAVRI; this is translated from the exons ATGGCCGACAATTGCTTGTTTAGTGAAGAAGATATGGCGATCGATGAGGCTGTCGGCCACCCGCAAGCTTATGCGAAGCTCTGCCGCGATCGACAAGCTGGATTGTACACTCATGGTCCTCCTTTCACTTTCACGCCTTATAGTCTGAAGAAACGAGAG TCTATTGATTGTCTTTGCATAATGTTTCAGACCGCAACAGCAAAGGAACTAGACCAATTGTTTCCAATAATAAATCCGAAGGCAAAGCCTACTGCGAAGCCTAAGCTTTTTGGGAGCCTCTTATGGAAGCAACTCAATCATCTCGG GAATGCTGGGTTTGATCCTGCGGTAATTCGAGTTGACCATTACGGCAATGTTCTTTATTATCATGCTGATTCTGCTTCGCCACTTGCTTGGGATATTGATCATTGGTTTCCTTGCTCAA GAGGGGGACTGACTGTTCCAAGCAATTTACGAATACTTCAATGGCAAGCCTGCAAGAGGAAGCATCACAAGTTAGAGTTCTTAGTTCCTTGGTGGGATTTTCAATTAGGTATTTCTGTAAACCAGTTTTTATCCATCTTTGCTTCGTCCAACTCAGATTTCAG GCGCAGagcattttcatttttgttctttGAAGGCGAAAACGAAGAGCTGAATACTTCTCAGACAGTTGAATCTCATTCTTTTCCCCAACATTTCGTGGAAGCCAAAGAGCGACTTGGCTTTGCTCCTGCTGCCATCGTTTTATCTCGAAGAGAATTTTATGATTCTTCATCACCTTTGAGATCATTGGACTACAATAGGCAACCAAGACCAAGTATCCCTATAGTTG CTGCACGAAAAGTGAAACCTGAACTTCTCAAAGAGAATGAAAACCCGGACTTCGTAAAGAACCCATACCAAGCCATTGTCATGGCCAGAGATTCTCTAAGACAAAGAGATGAAAGAGCAAAGCTGAAGGCTGAAATACAGAGAGTGGATGATGAAGTGAATGATATGAAGCTAaataatgaagaagagaagctcaCAATTCAGGAGTTGGAACTGAAACTAATTAAACATAAACGAAGGGCAGAGAAGTGTAGGCGATTAGCGGAGGCGCAATCGTCTCATAAGACAATGCTGGAGAAGATGATCCGGGATACCATGCACCA GAGTGTTATTTACAAGGAGCAGTTGAGGCTAAACCAAGCAGCGAGTAATGCGCTAATGGCCAGGCTTGAAGCGCAGAAGGAAATTTGTAATGCTGCTGAGAAGGATCTCTACCAGAAgtatagacagagagatgagcTGGAGAAACAGTTGAGGCCTGAATGCGATCAGGCTCGAAAAAGATCAAGAATGGACAATATGTTATTGGAAGAAACAGACTACAAAGCTCCAACTTTATTTTTGCAAGGAATCAAGCCAAAGACACCTACACACAAAGAGCTGAGACTGTTTCTAGAGGAAGAACAAAGAGCTTCTGAATGTGGTTTGTCCCAAAATGGAGAGCAGAAACAAAAGGAAAGTGAAGTGGCCATGGAGAAGCCTGGTGAAAATGAGAACAAAGCAATTGTTCCACTGGAGGAAGGAAGCTTAATTACTCAAAggtttgaaaatttagaaataggAGAAGCAAAGAGACACGACATGCTATTCCCTTTCATGCAAGAGTCAGATGtcgaaaaagaagatgaagagagtAGAAAACAACGGGGCAAAGGAAACATCGAGAAGTGGCTTCAAATGCTGTTGGATGAAAACCAAGATACAGATCCCCAAAATGAAGATGAAAACAGGACAAGCAAGACTCATGAAATAAGCACAAAACCGAATGTAAGTTCCCCACAAAAGGAGGTCAAGGTCATCACGACGACTACAGAAGAGCAAAACAAAGAAGAGACGCATGATATAGAACAGACTGTTGAAGAGAAAGGCAGGATTGTTGGAACTGAAGGCAGCAAAACAGAAAAAGAAGTGAGCATTGAAGAAAGTGAAAAGAATGAGCTTAGTGGGAAGGAAATAAGGTTCACAAGGTCAGACAGTGGAAGGATCTTCAGGAGAATCCCATCTTCACCATCTCTGATCTTGGGGATGAAGAAGGGAGTAGACTGTATGGGAAAGAAACCAATGGTAAGAGGGGATGACGATGCCGATGTCGAAGATCATGCTTCGAAAAACAGCTTTATCAAATCTTCTATCAAGACACTCAAGAAGGCAGTAAGGATATGA
- the LOC120072678 gene encoding titin homolog isoform X2 — translation MADNCLFSEEDMAIDEAVGHPQAYAKLCRDRQAGLYTHGPPFTFTPYSLKKRETATAKELDQLFPIINPKAKPTAKPKLFGSLLWKQLNHLGNAGFDPAVIRVDHYGNVLYYHADSASPLAWDIDHWFPCSRGGLTVPSNLRILQWQACKRKHHKLEFLVPWWDFQLGISVNQFLSIFASSNSDFRRRAFSFLFFEGENEELNTSQTVESHSFPQHFVEAKERLGFAPAAIVLSRREFYDSSSPLRSLDYNRQPRPSIPIVAARKVKPELLKENENPDFVKNPYQAIVMARDSLRQRDERAKLKAEIQRVDDEVNDMKLNNEEEKLTIQELELKLIKHKRRAEKCRRLAEAQSSHKTMLEKMIRDTMHQSVIYKEQLRLNQAASNALMARLEAQKEICNAAEKDLYQKYRQRDELEKQLRPECDQARKRSRMDNMLLEETDYKAPTLFLQGIKPKTPTHKELRLFLEEEQRASECGLSQNGEQKQKESEVAMEKPGENENKAIVPLEEGSLITQRFENLEIGEAKRHDMLFPFMQESDVEKEDEESRKQRGKGNIEKWLQMLLDENQDTDPQNEDENRTSKTHEISTKPNVSSPQKEVKVITTTTEEQNKEETHDIEQTVEEKGRIVGTEGSKTEKEVSIEESEKNELSGKEIRFTRSDSGRIFRRIPSSPSLILGMKKGVDCMGKKPMVRGDDDADVEDHASKNSFIKSSIKTLKKAVRI, via the exons ATGGCCGACAATTGCTTGTTTAGTGAAGAAGATATGGCGATCGATGAGGCTGTCGGCCACCCGCAAGCTTATGCGAAGCTCTGCCGCGATCGACAAGCTGGATTGTACACTCATGGTCCTCCTTTCACTTTCACGCCTTATAGTCTGAAGAAACGAGAG ACCGCAACAGCAAAGGAACTAGACCAATTGTTTCCAATAATAAATCCGAAGGCAAAGCCTACTGCGAAGCCTAAGCTTTTTGGGAGCCTCTTATGGAAGCAACTCAATCATCTCGG GAATGCTGGGTTTGATCCTGCGGTAATTCGAGTTGACCATTACGGCAATGTTCTTTATTATCATGCTGATTCTGCTTCGCCACTTGCTTGGGATATTGATCATTGGTTTCCTTGCTCAA GAGGGGGACTGACTGTTCCAAGCAATTTACGAATACTTCAATGGCAAGCCTGCAAGAGGAAGCATCACAAGTTAGAGTTCTTAGTTCCTTGGTGGGATTTTCAATTAGGTATTTCTGTAAACCAGTTTTTATCCATCTTTGCTTCGTCCAACTCAGATTTCAG GCGCAGagcattttcatttttgttctttGAAGGCGAAAACGAAGAGCTGAATACTTCTCAGACAGTTGAATCTCATTCTTTTCCCCAACATTTCGTGGAAGCCAAAGAGCGACTTGGCTTTGCTCCTGCTGCCATCGTTTTATCTCGAAGAGAATTTTATGATTCTTCATCACCTTTGAGATCATTGGACTACAATAGGCAACCAAGACCAAGTATCCCTATAGTTG CTGCACGAAAAGTGAAACCTGAACTTCTCAAAGAGAATGAAAACCCGGACTTCGTAAAGAACCCATACCAAGCCATTGTCATGGCCAGAGATTCTCTAAGACAAAGAGATGAAAGAGCAAAGCTGAAGGCTGAAATACAGAGAGTGGATGATGAAGTGAATGATATGAAGCTAaataatgaagaagagaagctcaCAATTCAGGAGTTGGAACTGAAACTAATTAAACATAAACGAAGGGCAGAGAAGTGTAGGCGATTAGCGGAGGCGCAATCGTCTCATAAGACAATGCTGGAGAAGATGATCCGGGATACCATGCACCA GAGTGTTATTTACAAGGAGCAGTTGAGGCTAAACCAAGCAGCGAGTAATGCGCTAATGGCCAGGCTTGAAGCGCAGAAGGAAATTTGTAATGCTGCTGAGAAGGATCTCTACCAGAAgtatagacagagagatgagcTGGAGAAACAGTTGAGGCCTGAATGCGATCAGGCTCGAAAAAGATCAAGAATGGACAATATGTTATTGGAAGAAACAGACTACAAAGCTCCAACTTTATTTTTGCAAGGAATCAAGCCAAAGACACCTACACACAAAGAGCTGAGACTGTTTCTAGAGGAAGAACAAAGAGCTTCTGAATGTGGTTTGTCCCAAAATGGAGAGCAGAAACAAAAGGAAAGTGAAGTGGCCATGGAGAAGCCTGGTGAAAATGAGAACAAAGCAATTGTTCCACTGGAGGAAGGAAGCTTAATTACTCAAAggtttgaaaatttagaaataggAGAAGCAAAGAGACACGACATGCTATTCCCTTTCATGCAAGAGTCAGATGtcgaaaaagaagatgaagagagtAGAAAACAACGGGGCAAAGGAAACATCGAGAAGTGGCTTCAAATGCTGTTGGATGAAAACCAAGATACAGATCCCCAAAATGAAGATGAAAACAGGACAAGCAAGACTCATGAAATAAGCACAAAACCGAATGTAAGTTCCCCACAAAAGGAGGTCAAGGTCATCACGACGACTACAGAAGAGCAAAACAAAGAAGAGACGCATGATATAGAACAGACTGTTGAAGAGAAAGGCAGGATTGTTGGAACTGAAGGCAGCAAAACAGAAAAAGAAGTGAGCATTGAAGAAAGTGAAAAGAATGAGCTTAGTGGGAAGGAAATAAGGTTCACAAGGTCAGACAGTGGAAGGATCTTCAGGAGAATCCCATCTTCACCATCTCTGATCTTGGGGATGAAGAAGGGAGTAGACTGTATGGGAAAGAAACCAATGGTAAGAGGGGATGACGATGCCGATGTCGAAGATCATGCTTCGAAAAACAGCTTTATCAAATCTTCTATCAAGACACTCAAGAAGGCAGTAAGGATATGA